A genomic segment from Poecilia reticulata strain Guanapo linkage group LG3, Guppy_female_1.0+MT, whole genome shotgun sequence encodes:
- the LOC103462593 gene encoding tetraspanin-3-like, which produces MGQCGITSSKTVLVFLNLIFWAAAGILCYIGAYVFITYDDYDHFFEDVYTLIPAVVIIAVGTLLFIIGVIGCCATIRESSCGLATFAAILLLVFVTECVVVVLGYIYRAKVEDEVNHSIQKVYNEYSGPNTDAPSRAIDYVQRQLHCCGIHNYSDWRNTRWFKESKNNSVPVSCCQPNINNCTGTLTRPADLYQEGCEALVVKKLKEIMMYVIWAALTFASIQVRGTMLKGQKXLRMTLKCLFKC; this is translated from the exons ATGGGACAGTGCGGGATTACGTCGTCCAAAACCGTCCTGGTTTTCCTCAATCTCATATTTTGG GCTGCTGCTGGAATCCTGTGCTACATCGGAGCTTATGTGTTCATCACCTATGACGACTATGACCACTTCTTTGAGGATGTGTACACTCTGATTCCAGCCGTGGTGATCATAGCTGTAGGGACTCTGCTGTTCATCATCGGTGTGATTGGCTGCTGCGCAACAATACGTGAGAGCTCCTGTGGCTTGGCAACA TTCGCGGCGATCCTCCTGCTRGTGTTTGTGACGGAGTGTGTGGTGGTTGTTCTCGGCTACATTTACAGGGCGAAG GTAGAAGATGAGGTGAATCACTCCATCCAGAAGGTTTACAACGAGTACAGCGGCCCCAACACGGATGCTCCCAGTCGGGCTATTGACTATGTGCAGAGGCAG CTTCACTGCTGTGGTATCCACAACTACTCTGACTGGAGAAACACACGCTGGTTTAAGGAGTCTAAGAACAACAGCGTCCCAGTGAGCTGTTGCCAGCCCAACATCAACAACTGCACCGGCACTCTGACCCGACCAGCGGATCTCTACCAAGAG GGCTGTGAAGCACTTGTGGTAAAGAAACTGAAGGAGATCATGATGTATGTCATATGGGCAGCATTAACTTTTGCATCAATACAGGTAAGAGGCACAATGCTGAAAGGGCAGAAACRTCTAAGAATGACTctaaaatgtctgtttaaatGTTAG